A genomic region of Kribbella sp. NBC_00382 contains the following coding sequences:
- a CDS encoding SDR family NAD(P)-dependent oxidoreductase, producing MTGTVVVAGGTGGLGSAVTAEFLAAGWRVVVPGRSEKSLGELGSAAALETLVVDLADPAGAAEVARVAGAEEAAPVRALVNLVGGFAAGARVHETPIEEFEAQLTVNLRPTYLVTQAILPLLIAAGGGSITCTSSMSALKPFPGAAGYITAKAAVLAFVDALAVEYAKDHIRVNAILPGTIDTPTNRRAMPDANTAKWTPPAQIATVLRALAETPGVTGAHLPV from the coding sequence ATGACTGGAACCGTGGTTGTTGCTGGAGGCACCGGTGGGCTCGGCTCGGCGGTGACCGCGGAGTTTCTTGCGGCCGGCTGGCGGGTGGTCGTACCGGGCCGATCTGAGAAGTCGCTCGGTGAACTCGGGTCGGCCGCGGCGCTGGAGACGCTCGTCGTCGATCTCGCCGATCCTGCCGGTGCTGCCGAGGTCGCGCGGGTGGCGGGGGCGGAGGAAGCGGCGCCGGTGCGGGCGTTGGTGAATCTGGTGGGTGGGTTCGCCGCGGGGGCGCGGGTACACGAGACGCCGATCGAGGAGTTCGAGGCGCAGCTCACGGTCAACCTGCGTCCGACGTACCTGGTCACCCAGGCGATCCTGCCGTTGCTGATCGCCGCGGGTGGCGGATCGATCACCTGTACTTCGAGCATGTCGGCGCTGAAGCCTTTCCCAGGAGCGGCCGGCTACATCACCGCCAAGGCCGCGGTGCTCGCCTTCGTCGACGCGCTCGCCGTCGAGTACGCGAAGGATCACATCCGCGTGAACGCCATCCTCCCCGGCACGATCGACACCCCCACCAATCGCCGCGCGATGCCGGACGCGAACACCGCCAAGTGGACCCCACCGGCCCAGATCGCGACCGTACTGCGCGCGCTCGCCGAGACCCCCGGCGTCACCGGAGCACACCTCCCGGTCTGA
- a CDS encoding HD domain-containing protein, with product MSSIAGIEIPDSKLAQEATELVRDVTDDLVYDHSRRVFLFGSLNGKELKYDPELLYVGAMFHDLGLTERYRESQQRFEIDGADAAADFLRRHGIGDGETQLVWTAIALHTTPEVPAHMVPEIALVTAGVEADVLGLGLDRISADERAAIVAAHPRPDFKNRILHAFTEGIKHRPATTFGNVKADVLDRFVPGFERTNFVDVILGSSWPE from the coding sequence ATGTCCAGCATTGCAGGCATCGAGATCCCGGACAGCAAGCTCGCCCAGGAGGCGACCGAGTTGGTCCGCGATGTGACCGACGACCTGGTCTACGACCACTCCCGGCGGGTGTTCCTGTTCGGTTCGCTGAACGGCAAGGAACTGAAGTACGACCCGGAGCTGCTGTATGTCGGCGCGATGTTCCACGATCTCGGGCTGACCGAGCGGTACCGCGAGTCGCAGCAGCGGTTCGAGATCGACGGCGCCGACGCGGCCGCCGACTTCCTGCGCCGGCACGGGATCGGCGACGGCGAGACGCAGCTGGTCTGGACAGCGATCGCGTTGCACACGACGCCGGAGGTCCCCGCGCACATGGTGCCGGAGATCGCGCTGGTCACGGCCGGCGTCGAGGCCGACGTACTCGGGCTGGGGCTGGACCGGATCTCGGCCGACGAGCGCGCCGCCATCGTGGCGGCGCACCCGCGGCCGGACTTCAAGAACCGGATCCTGCACGCGTTCACCGAGGGCATCAAGCACCGGCCGGCGACCACGTTCGGCAACGTGAAGGCGGATGTGCTCGACCGGTTCGTGCCTGGCTTCGAGCGCACCAACTTCGTCGATGTCATCCTCGGGTCGTCTTGGCCTGAGTAA
- a CDS encoding GntR family transcriptional regulator, which translates to MAAPYQEIAAELRRQITAGELKPGDRIPSTRALVRTYGVAMATATKALTALRQEGLVHSLPGVGTVVGTRPPSSPLRARPASAAPPGFLSKEEVVRTALSIADAEGLGALSMRRVATELGVSTMALYRYVGGKEALVLQMVDVAIGEFPMPRRSGSWRAVIEAAARAQWAAYKAHLWLASAVSIGRPQVLPNLLPHTDAVLRAVGGFGVDANTSMYAAITVFGYVRGVALNLETEAQAEQDTGLTADEWADQQAGRLAELIVEQDLAGFRALADPDGFEFDFDLDQLFEFGLGIVLDGLAVTLQRRRTPLR; encoded by the coding sequence ATGGCAGCGCCCTACCAGGAGATCGCGGCAGAGCTCCGCCGGCAGATCACCGCCGGAGAACTCAAGCCAGGCGACCGCATCCCGTCCACCCGTGCACTAGTACGCACCTACGGCGTAGCCATGGCCACAGCCACCAAGGCCCTAACCGCTCTCCGGCAGGAAGGCCTGGTCCACTCCCTCCCAGGCGTCGGCACAGTCGTAGGCACCCGCCCGCCCAGCTCCCCGCTCCGCGCCCGCCCGGCGAGCGCCGCGCCCCCGGGGTTCCTGAGCAAAGAGGAGGTTGTGCGGACTGCGCTCTCGATTGCCGATGCTGAGGGGCTCGGTGCCTTGTCGATGCGGCGGGTGGCCACTGAGCTCGGGGTTTCGACGATGGCGCTCTATCGGTATGTGGGGGGTAAGGAGGCGCTCGTACTGCAGATGGTTGATGTGGCGATCGGGGAGTTTCCGATGCCGCGGCGATCGGGGAGTTGGCGGGCGGTGATCGAGGCGGCGGCGCGGGCGCAGTGGGCGGCGTACAAGGCTCATCTGTGGTTGGCGAGTGCGGTGAGTATCGGACGGCCGCAGGTGTTGCCCAATCTGCTGCCGCATACCGACGCCGTACTGCGGGCTGTCGGCGGCTTCGGCGTGGACGCGAACACGTCGATGTACGCGGCGATCACCGTCTTCGGCTACGTCCGTGGCGTCGCGCTCAATCTGGAGACCGAGGCGCAGGCCGAGCAGGACACCGGGCTGACGGCCGACGAGTGGGCCGACCAGCAGGCCGGGCGGCTGGCGGAGTTGATCGTCGAGCAGGATCTCGCCGGGTTCCGCGCGCTGGCGGACCCGGACGGGTTCGAGTTCGACTTCGATCTGGACCAATTGTTCGAGTTCGGGCTCGGAATCGTGCTCGACGGGCTGGCGGTCACGCTGCAACGGCGGCGGACGCCGCTACGCTGA
- a CDS encoding HhH-GPD-type base excision DNA repair protein, translated as MPGTLYITGDKAADGLLNKDGTALLIGMLLDQQVPMEWAFAGPAKLRERLGHLDAKKIAAMDVDEFVAICSEKPAIHRFPGAMGKRIHQVCVVLADEYRGKAANLWKGVDTGAELYRRLHALPGYGEEKAKIFVAILAKTQGVAPDGWREAAGKFGDDVPRSVADIDGPESLAKVREWKKAQKAAKRDKQDNLVG; from the coding sequence ATGCCCGGGACCCTTTACATCACAGGTGACAAGGCCGCCGACGGCCTGCTGAACAAGGACGGCACCGCCCTGCTGATCGGCATGCTGCTGGATCAGCAGGTGCCGATGGAGTGGGCCTTCGCAGGGCCGGCCAAGCTGCGGGAACGCCTCGGGCACCTGGACGCGAAGAAGATCGCCGCGATGGACGTCGACGAGTTCGTCGCGATCTGTTCGGAGAAGCCGGCGATCCACCGCTTCCCGGGCGCGATGGGCAAGCGGATCCACCAGGTCTGCGTCGTGCTGGCCGACGAGTACCGCGGCAAGGCGGCGAACCTCTGGAAGGGCGTCGACACCGGCGCCGAGCTGTACCGGCGGCTGCACGCCCTGCCCGGCTACGGCGAGGAGAAGGCGAAGATCTTCGTCGCCATCCTGGCCAAGACCCAGGGCGTCGCCCCGGACGGCTGGCGCGAGGCCGCCGGCAAGTTCGGCGACGATGTGCCGCGCTCGGTCGCCGACATCGACGGCCCCGAGTCGCTGGCCAAGGTCCGTGAATGGAAGAAGGCTCAGAAGGCCGCCAAGCGCGACAAGCAAGACAACTTAGTCGGCTGA
- a CDS encoding GlxA family transcriptional regulator — protein MPDVLVVVYDGVRLLDVTGPLEVFAVANEQGGEYRSCLASPDGRDVVANTGTRLGVDLSLSSADARGATLVVPGGPNWLHTISDAALLDQIRRLSGQSARTASVCAGAFALAAAGLLDGRRATTHWELADQLARRFPLVEVDSDAIFVQDGPVITSAGVTSGIDLALALVEKDLGAETARLVAKQLVVFLQRPGGQSQFSVRLSAGQARHELIRKVLDAITSDPAGDHSLEVLASRAGVSTRHLTRLFNDEVGTTPARFVEKVRVEAAQLLLEATADPLDVIARQVGLGSPETLRRAFTRVLNTTPGQHRARFSGVRKN, from the coding sequence GTGCCCGATGTGCTGGTGGTCGTCTACGACGGAGTCCGGCTGCTCGACGTGACCGGGCCGCTCGAGGTGTTCGCGGTCGCCAACGAGCAGGGCGGCGAGTACCGCTCCTGCCTGGCCTCACCCGACGGGCGCGACGTGGTCGCCAACACGGGTACCCGGCTCGGGGTGGACCTCAGCCTGTCGTCGGCAGATGCGCGGGGCGCGACTCTCGTAGTACCGGGTGGGCCCAACTGGCTGCACACCATCAGCGATGCGGCCCTGCTCGACCAGATCCGCCGGCTCTCGGGTCAATCAGCCCGTACTGCGTCAGTCTGCGCAGGAGCATTCGCGCTGGCCGCGGCCGGGTTGCTCGACGGGCGCCGGGCGACGACGCACTGGGAGCTCGCTGACCAGCTGGCGCGGCGGTTCCCGTTGGTCGAGGTGGACAGCGATGCGATCTTCGTCCAGGACGGGCCGGTGATCACGTCGGCCGGGGTGACATCGGGGATCGACCTAGCGCTCGCCCTGGTCGAGAAGGACCTCGGTGCGGAGACGGCGCGGCTGGTGGCCAAGCAGCTGGTGGTGTTCCTGCAACGGCCGGGTGGGCAGTCGCAGTTCAGTGTGCGGCTGAGCGCGGGTCAGGCGCGGCATGAACTGATCCGCAAGGTGCTCGACGCGATCACCTCCGATCCGGCGGGTGACCACAGTCTCGAAGTACTGGCGTCGCGCGCCGGGGTGAGCACTCGGCATCTGACCAGGTTGTTCAACGACGAGGTCGGTACTACGCCCGCCCGGTTCGTCGAGAAGGTCCGGGTCGAGGCGGCCCAGCTCCTGCTCGAGGCGACGGCCGACCCGCTCGACGTGATCGCCCGGCAGGTCGGCCTCGGCTCCCCCGAGACGCTGCGGCGCGCCTTTACGCGGGTGCTCAACACGACGCCTGGGCAGCATCGAGCGCGCTTCAGCGGCGTACGGAAGAACTAG
- a CDS encoding YciI family protein yields the protein MRYMIINKADDDTEAGRMVSQQVGEAVGKVVDDLSKAGVLLFAEGVHRSGLGARVKVADGKRTVTDGPFAETKELIGGIIVVDVRTRDEAVEWAARLAEALSNEVEVRRVVEEADFAPDAGVFLS from the coding sequence ATGCGTTACATGATCATCAACAAGGCGGACGACGACACCGAGGCCGGCCGGATGGTGAGCCAGCAGGTGGGCGAGGCCGTCGGCAAGGTCGTCGACGACCTGTCGAAGGCGGGCGTGCTGCTGTTCGCCGAGGGCGTGCACCGCAGCGGGCTGGGCGCCCGGGTGAAGGTGGCCGACGGCAAGCGAACCGTCACCGACGGCCCGTTCGCCGAGACCAAGGAGCTGATCGGCGGCATCATCGTCGTCGACGTCCGCACTCGCGACGAAGCCGTCGAATGGGCCGCCCGCCTGGCCGAGGCCCTCAGCAACGAGGTAGAGGTCCGCCGGGTCGTGGAAGAAGCCGACTTCGCCCCCGACGCCGGCGTCTTCCTCAGCTGA
- a CDS encoding TIGR03086 family metal-binding protein, which produces MDIRDLDRRAGAVLGEVVMQVRPEHLWFPTPCPDWTVRGLLRHIVSENEGFAAAARDGSAPVQTWTGGRLGDNPAGAYRRSNVRVAEAFADGGALDQPMEVREFGVFPRRVALTFRQLDCVVHAWDLARAIDAPYDPPQDMVEMALGLARRIPDTEASRGPGAAFERSLKTAGDANDLPTLLALLGRNPDWISPLD; this is translated from the coding sequence ATGGACATCCGGGATCTGGATCGGCGAGCCGGCGCGGTACTCGGCGAAGTAGTCATGCAGGTGCGACCAGAGCACCTGTGGTTTCCCACTCCCTGCCCCGACTGGACGGTCCGCGGCCTGCTGCGGCACATCGTCAGCGAGAACGAAGGCTTCGCCGCGGCGGCTCGCGACGGCTCGGCCCCGGTCCAGACCTGGACCGGCGGGCGGCTCGGCGACAACCCGGCCGGCGCCTACCGCCGTTCCAACGTGCGCGTGGCCGAGGCCTTCGCCGACGGGGGAGCGCTCGACCAGCCGATGGAGGTCCGCGAGTTCGGCGTCTTCCCGCGCCGGGTCGCGCTCACCTTCCGCCAGCTCGACTGCGTCGTCCACGCCTGGGACCTGGCCCGCGCCATCGACGCCCCGTACGACCCACCGCAGGACATGGTCGAGATGGCCCTCGGCCTGGCCCGCCGGATCCCCGACACCGAGGCGTCCCGAGGCCCCGGTGCGGCCTTCGAGCGCAGCCTCAAAACCGCCGGCGACGCCAACGACTTGCCCACACTGCTCGCCCTCCTGGGCCGCAACCCGGACTGGATCTCCCCGCTCGACTAG
- a CDS encoding RNA polymerase sigma factor — protein MTETHGAIDAVWRIESARIIAGVARIVRDVGLAEELAQDALVAALEQWPESGVPNNPGAWLMAIAKRRAIDLIRRKETYQRKLAEMGHELEIDGDSVEDDVEAILEDTIEDDLLRLVFTACHPVLTTDARVSLTLRLLGGLKTDEIARAFLAPEATIAQRIVRAKRNLAKAEVEFEVPTGEDLINRLSSVLEVIYLIYNEGYSATAGDDWMRPTLCNEALRLGRLLAELMPAEPEVHGLVALMEIQASRANARVGPNGEPVLLLDQDRRRWDRLLIRRGLESIDHAWNLDGTPGPYLLQAAIAACHARAAEADDTDWARIAGLYAVLAQVTPSPVVELNRAVAISMAFGPERGLTAVDALADEPSLKEYHLLPSVRGDLLFKLGRLDEARAEFEKAATLTRNERERTFLLDRAAAC, from the coding sequence GTGACTGAGACGCACGGGGCGATCGATGCTGTTTGGCGGATCGAGTCGGCTCGGATCATTGCCGGGGTGGCTCGGATCGTGCGGGATGTCGGGTTGGCCGAGGAGCTGGCTCAGGACGCGTTGGTCGCGGCGTTGGAGCAGTGGCCGGAATCCGGCGTACCGAACAACCCGGGCGCCTGGTTGATGGCGATCGCCAAGCGGCGGGCCATCGACCTGATCCGGCGCAAGGAGACGTACCAGCGCAAGCTCGCCGAGATGGGGCACGAGCTCGAGATCGACGGGGACAGCGTCGAGGACGATGTCGAGGCGATTCTCGAGGACACGATCGAGGACGACCTCCTGCGGCTGGTCTTCACCGCTTGTCATCCAGTACTGACCACCGACGCGCGGGTATCGCTGACGCTCAGGCTGCTCGGTGGGTTGAAGACCGACGAGATCGCGCGCGCGTTCCTCGCACCCGAGGCGACCATCGCGCAGCGGATCGTACGAGCCAAGCGCAATCTGGCCAAGGCCGAGGTCGAGTTCGAAGTACCGACCGGTGAGGACCTGATCAACCGGCTCTCGTCCGTGCTCGAAGTCATCTACCTGATCTACAACGAGGGCTACTCGGCGACCGCCGGCGACGACTGGATGCGGCCGACGCTGTGCAACGAGGCGTTGCGACTCGGCCGGTTGCTCGCCGAACTGATGCCGGCCGAGCCCGAAGTACACGGTCTGGTAGCGCTGATGGAGATCCAAGCGTCACGCGCCAACGCCCGCGTCGGACCTAATGGCGAGCCCGTCCTGCTGCTCGATCAGGACCGCCGCCGCTGGGACCGCCTCCTCATCCGCCGCGGCCTCGAGAGCATCGACCACGCCTGGAACCTCGACGGCACCCCCGGCCCGTACCTCCTCCAGGCCGCCATCGCCGCCTGCCACGCCCGCGCCGCCGAAGCGGACGACACCGACTGGGCCCGCATCGCCGGCCTGTACGCCGTACTGGCCCAAGTCACCCCATCACCCGTGGTCGAACTCAACCGGGCAGTCGCGATCTCGATGGCCTTCGGCCCCGAGCGAGGACTCACAGCCGTCGACGCGCTCGCCGATGAGCCGTCCCTGAAGGAGTACCACCTCCTGCCGAGCGTCCGAGGCGACCTCCTGTTCAAGCTAGGCCGACTCGACGAGGCCCGGGCTGAGTTCGAGAAAGCGGCCACCCTGACCCGCAACGAACGCGAGCGAACGTTCCTACTAGACCGCGCCGCAGCCTGCTAG
- a CDS encoding LCP family protein, with protein MGETNESGRDQLGAGNASGSRRDRRAAERIARRARSVPRSLGLTLLSALLPGLGLIIGGRKRLGSFVLTLTVGLIALGVYVGLTRRDEVLSAAVVSSRLLITSVVLGAIALGWIIVIVGSHRLLRPATAAPGGRAVGAMLVGLLCFAIAAPAAIAVENVLAQRDLVQNVFVSQGESKSATRPKTVNVKDPWENRPRLNLLLLGGDDAPSRPGIRTDTVIVASIDTKTGDTSLISMPRQLTFMPFPKDSPLHKFYPNGFGQEGLSLEGRLEWMLTAMYQNIPDAHPGILGPSDNEGADVVKQSVGEAVGLKLDYYLQVNLKGFSQLVSALGGITVNVNERVAMGGISSAHIPPAEWIEPGPKQHLDGPHALWFARGRYGADDDQRQIRQRCTIKALVDAADPSTLVTKYQAIAKAGKNLLRTDIPQELLPALIQLALKVKSGTVSNVSLDVSKLKLKYLHPDYEGLRETVAKALEPKPETPATTTPPSTPSTKDPKTLARPGAGKTTPPPATVDLADACAYHPEGDQPS; from the coding sequence GTGGGGGAGACAAACGAGAGCGGACGGGACCAGCTCGGTGCTGGGAACGCGAGCGGGAGCCGGCGGGATCGGCGGGCGGCGGAGCGGATTGCTCGGCGGGCTCGGTCGGTACCGCGATCGTTGGGGCTGACGCTGCTCAGTGCGCTGCTGCCCGGACTCGGGCTGATCATCGGCGGGCGCAAGCGGCTCGGGTCCTTTGTCCTGACGCTGACGGTCGGGCTGATCGCGCTCGGTGTCTACGTCGGGCTCACCCGGCGCGACGAGGTGCTGTCGGCTGCCGTCGTATCGAGTCGCCTGCTGATCACCAGTGTGGTGCTCGGCGCGATCGCGCTCGGCTGGATCATCGTGATCGTCGGCTCGCACCGGTTGTTGCGTCCGGCAACGGCTGCGCCAGGCGGCCGGGCCGTCGGTGCGATGCTGGTCGGCCTGCTCTGCTTCGCGATCGCCGCACCCGCCGCGATCGCGGTCGAGAACGTGCTCGCCCAGCGCGACTTGGTCCAGAACGTGTTCGTCTCGCAGGGCGAGAGCAAGAGCGCGACCCGGCCGAAGACGGTCAACGTGAAGGACCCGTGGGAGAACCGTCCGCGGCTCAACCTGCTGCTGCTCGGCGGTGACGACGCACCGAGCCGGCCGGGGATCCGTACCGACACCGTGATCGTGGCCAGCATCGACACCAAGACCGGCGACACCTCGCTGATCTCGATGCCGCGCCAGCTCACCTTCATGCCGTTCCCGAAGGACTCGCCGCTGCACAAGTTCTACCCGAACGGCTTCGGCCAGGAGGGGCTCAGCCTCGAGGGCCGGCTGGAGTGGATGCTGACCGCGATGTACCAGAACATCCCGGACGCGCACCCCGGCATCCTCGGCCCGTCCGACAACGAGGGCGCCGACGTGGTGAAGCAGTCCGTCGGCGAGGCGGTCGGGCTGAAGCTCGACTACTACCTGCAGGTCAACCTGAAGGGCTTCTCGCAGCTGGTCTCCGCGCTCGGCGGGATCACGGTCAACGTGAACGAGCGGGTCGCGATGGGTGGCATCAGCAGCGCGCACATCCCGCCGGCCGAGTGGATCGAGCCCGGCCCGAAGCAGCACCTGGACGGTCCGCACGCGTTGTGGTTCGCCCGCGGCCGGTACGGTGCCGACGACGACCAGCGGCAGATCCGGCAGCGCTGCACGATCAAGGCGCTGGTCGATGCGGCCGACCCGAGCACGCTCGTCACGAAGTACCAGGCGATCGCGAAGGCAGGCAAGAACCTGCTCCGTACCGACATCCCGCAGGAACTCCTGCCGGCCCTGATCCAGCTCGCCCTCAAGGTGAAGTCGGGCACCGTCTCGAACGTCTCGCTGGACGTGTCGAAGCTGAAGCTCAAGTACCTCCACCCGGACTACGAAGGCCTGCGCGAAACGGTCGCCAAGGCCCTCGAGCCCAAGCCGGAGACCCCGGCCACCACGACGCCGCCGAGCACCCCGAGCACCAAGGACCCGAAGACGCTCGCCCGCCCCGGCGCCGGCAAGACCACCCCGCCGCCCGCCACCGTCGACCTCGCCGACGCCTGCGCGTACCACCCCGAGGGCGACCAGCCGAGCTGA
- a CDS encoding alpha/beta fold hydrolase — translation MQKVTSADGTQIAYDQLGDGPAVVLVCGGSVDRMSNAPLAALLAQSFTVYNYDRRGRGDSGDADVYAIEREFEDLDAIFAVAGGSAHLYGTSSGAALALLATAAGRPVNKLALWEPPYFLEGAEGRPRPDTASIYRGFVAEGRRDKAAEYFMAEVVRMPAEFVAQAKASPWWPAQEAIAHTLAYDATVMGDYSVPAEAIKAIHQPTRVLTGGIAWPWMAESNKVVAELLEDGSHVVLAEQQHNVDPAVLAPALKEFWV, via the coding sequence ATGCAGAAAGTCACCTCGGCCGACGGCACTCAGATCGCGTACGACCAGCTCGGCGACGGCCCCGCCGTCGTCTTGGTCTGCGGTGGATCGGTGGATCGGATGTCGAACGCCCCACTCGCCGCGCTTCTGGCGCAGAGCTTCACCGTCTACAACTACGACCGCCGGGGTCGCGGCGACAGCGGTGACGCCGACGTCTACGCGATCGAGCGCGAGTTCGAGGACCTCGACGCGATCTTCGCCGTCGCAGGCGGCTCAGCCCACCTGTACGGTACGTCCTCCGGTGCCGCGCTTGCCCTCCTCGCGACCGCGGCCGGCCGGCCGGTCAACAAGCTGGCCCTCTGGGAGCCGCCGTACTTCCTCGAAGGTGCCGAAGGTCGTCCGCGGCCCGACACCGCGTCGATCTACCGCGGGTTCGTCGCCGAGGGACGCCGCGACAAGGCGGCGGAGTACTTCATGGCCGAGGTGGTCCGGATGCCCGCCGAGTTCGTGGCGCAGGCGAAGGCGTCGCCGTGGTGGCCGGCGCAGGAGGCGATCGCGCACACGCTCGCGTACGACGCGACGGTGATGGGCGACTACTCGGTACCGGCCGAGGCGATCAAGGCGATCCACCAGCCGACCCGGGTGCTGACCGGAGGAATCGCCTGGCCGTGGATGGCCGAGAGCAACAAGGTTGTGGCGGAATTGCTGGAGGATGGCAGTCACGTAGTACTGGCTGAGCAGCAGCACAATGTCGACCCGGCCGTACTGGCTCCCGCGCTGAAGGAGTTCTGGGTATGA
- a CDS encoding FAD-dependent monooxygenase: MKVLISGAGIAGPALAFWLRKAGFEPTVVELAQAPRPGGQTVDIRGIAREVVERMGLMQVVRERRMHERGMDYVRANGRRSAAFPAEILHGAGPVAEIEILRGDLSEILLNATTQGVEYLYGDSITRLTQDDDGVQVTFQSGVERRFDLVVGADGVHSRTRALAFGNEAGYVEHLGGYSSFFTVKTPEPLDGWMKIHSAPGGRWVALRPDHDPQYAKALLSFRSPLLPRLKQAEQKALLAKTCAGVGWHAPHILAAMPGADDFYFDTTSRVVVPEWSRGRIVLLGDAGYCGSPLAGHGTALSLVGAYVLAGELTEYDGDHARAFPAYQREMQPYADQRMELPPGGLKMAMPMTATGIRLRDASTRLMTSRPFRPLLAKLAGQPDAITLKPYPAITQAKTTRG, from the coding sequence ATGAAGGTTCTGATCTCCGGTGCTGGGATTGCCGGTCCGGCGTTGGCGTTCTGGCTGCGGAAGGCGGGGTTCGAGCCGACGGTTGTCGAGCTCGCCCAGGCACCGCGGCCGGGCGGGCAGACTGTTGACATCCGCGGCATCGCCCGCGAGGTGGTTGAGCGGATGGGGCTGATGCAGGTCGTCCGGGAGCGACGGATGCATGAGCGGGGGATGGACTACGTCCGCGCCAACGGTCGCCGGTCCGCCGCATTCCCGGCCGAGATCCTCCACGGCGCGGGCCCGGTCGCCGAGATCGAGATTCTTCGCGGCGATCTGTCCGAGATCCTGCTCAACGCGACGACCCAAGGAGTCGAGTACCTTTACGGCGACTCGATCACCAGGCTAACGCAGGACGACGACGGCGTCCAGGTCACGTTCCAGAGCGGCGTCGAGCGCCGGTTCGATCTGGTCGTCGGCGCCGACGGGGTGCACTCACGGACCCGGGCGCTTGCCTTCGGCAACGAAGCGGGGTACGTCGAGCACCTCGGCGGCTACAGCTCCTTCTTCACCGTCAAGACTCCCGAGCCACTCGACGGCTGGATGAAGATCCACTCCGCGCCCGGCGGCCGGTGGGTCGCGCTGCGGCCGGACCACGACCCGCAGTACGCGAAAGCCCTGCTCAGCTTCCGCTCACCGCTGCTCCCCCGTCTCAAGCAGGCTGAGCAGAAAGCCTTGCTGGCCAAGACTTGCGCAGGAGTCGGCTGGCACGCGCCCCACATCCTCGCCGCGATGCCCGGCGCCGACGACTTCTACTTCGACACCACGAGCCGTGTCGTCGTACCGGAGTGGTCCCGCGGCCGGATCGTCCTGCTCGGCGACGCCGGCTACTGCGGCTCCCCGCTGGCCGGCCACGGTACTGCGCTGTCCCTCGTCGGCGCCTACGTCCTGGCCGGCGAGCTCACCGAGTACGACGGCGACCACGCGCGCGCCTTCCCGGCGTACCAGCGAGAGATGCAGCCGTACGCCGATCAGCGGATGGAACTCCCGCCGGGCGGACTCAAAATGGCGATGCCCATGACCGCAACCGGTATCCGCCTGCGCGACGCCTCGACCCGGCTGATGACCTCGCGCCCGTTCCGTCCGCTGCTCGCCAAGCTGGCCGGCCAGCCCGACGCCATCACGCTCAAGCCGTACCCCGCGATTACTCAGGCCAAGACGACCCGAGGATGA